The following are encoded in a window of Podospora pseudoanserina strain CBS 124.78 chromosome 6, whole genome shotgun sequence genomic DNA:
- the SSC1 gene encoding Hsp70 ATPase ssc1 (COG:O; EggNog:ENOG503NVS1), whose protein sequence is MMSTRLSRTLPRASTVAARAGMLRRTPAFAQRRYESTEEKVKGAVIGIDLGTTNSAVAIMEGKTPKIIENSEGARTTPSVVAFAEDGERLVGVAAKRQAVVNPENTLFATKRLIGRKFTDAEVQRDIKEVPYKIVQHTNGDAWVEARGQKYSPSQIGGFVLNKMKETAEAYLSKPVKNAVVTVPAYFNDSQRQATKDAGQIAGLNVLRVVNEPTAAALAYGLEKEADRVVAVYDLGGGTFDISVLEIQNGVFEVKSTNGDTHLGGEDFDISLVRHIVQQFKKDSNIDLTGDRMAIQRIREAAEKAKIELSSSLQTDINLPFITADASGPKHINIKLSRAQLESMMDPLIKRTVEPVRKALKDANLQAKDIQEVILVGGMTRMPKVAESVKSIFGRDPAKSVNPDEAVAIGAAVQGAVLSGEVKDLLLLDVTPLSLGIETLGGVFTRLINRNTTIPTKKSQVFSTAADFQTAVEIKVYQGERELVRDNKLLGNFQLVGIPPAHRGVPQIEVTFDIDADSIVHVHAKDKSTNKDQSITIASGSGLSDSEIQQMVEESEKYAEQDKERKAVIETANRADSVLTDTEKALNEYADKLDKTEADQIREKITSLREFVTKSQSGESTATAAEIKEKTDELQMASLNLFDKMHKARNEAGESTSSTEGEKKDEPKA, encoded by the exons ATGATGTCCACTCGTCTTTCCCGCACT CTTCCCAGAGCTTCCACAGTAGCTGCCCGTGCGGGTATGCTCAGGAGGACACCCGCCTTTGCCCAGAGGCGGTACGAGTCCACagaggagaaggtcaagggtGCCGTCATCGGTATCGATCTTG GCACAACAAACTCTGCTGTCGCCATCATGGAGGGCAAGACCCCCAAGATCATTGAGAACTCAGAAGGTGCCCGCACCACCCCATCAGTCGTTGCCTTcgccgaggatggcgagcGCCTCGTTGGTGTGGCGGCCAAGCGCCAGGCCGTTGTGAACCCAGAGAACACCCTCTTCGCCACCAAGCGGTTAATTGGTCGCAAGTTCACCGACGCCGAGGTTCAGAGAGATATCAAGGAGGTCCCATACAAGATCGTCCAGCACACCAACGGTGACGCCTGGGTTGAGGCTCGTGGCCAGAAGTACTCGCCATCTCAGATTGGTGGCTTTGTCCTCAacaagatgaaggagacCGCCGAGGCCTACCTCAGCAAGCCCGTCAAGAACGCCGTTGTTACCGTCCCCGCCTACTTCAACGACTCCCAGCGTCAGGCCACCAAGGATGCTGGTCAGATTGCCGGCCTCAACGTTCTCCGTGTCGTCAATGAGCCCACTGCCGCTGCTCTCGCCTACGGtcttgagaaggaggctgACCGCGTTGTCGCTGTCTACGATCTTGGCGGTGGTACTTTCGATATCTCCGTTCTCGAGATCCAGAACGGTGTCTTCGAGGTCAAGTCCACCAACGGTGACACccatcttggtggtgaggatttTGATATCTCTCTCGTCCGCCACATCGTTCAGCAGTTCAAGAAGGACTCCAACATTGATCTCACCGGTGACCGCATGGCCATCCAGAGAATCCGCGAGGCCgctgagaaggccaagatcgagctttcttcttccctccaGACCGACATCAACCTTCCCTTCATCACTGCTGATGCCTCCGGTCCCAagcacatcaacatcaagctTTCCCGTGCTCAGCTCGAGTCCATGATGGATCCCCTTATCAAGCGCACCGTTGAGCCCGTCCGAAAGGCTCTCAAGGATGCCAACCTCCAGGCCAAGGACATCCAGGAGGTTATCCTCGTCGGTGGTATGACCCGCATGCCCAAGGTTGCCGAGTCCGTCAAGAGCATCTTCGGCCGTGACCCTGCCAAGTCCGTCAACCCCGATGAGGCTGTCGCCATTGGTGCCGCCGTCCAGGGTGCTGTTCTCTCCGGTGAGGTCAaggacctcctccttctcgatgtcactcccctctccctcggtATCGAGACCCTCGGCGGTGTCTTCACCCGTTTGATCaaccgcaacaccaccatccccaccaagAAGTCTCAGGTCTTCTCCACTGCCGCTGATTTCCAGACTGCCGTCGAGATCAAGGTCTACCAGGGTGAGCGTGAGCTTGTCCGTGACAACAAGCTCCTCGGCAACTTCCAGCTTGTCGGCATCCCCCCTGCCCACCGTGGTGTCCCCCAGATCGAGGTTACCTTCGACATTGACGCCGATTCCATCGTCCACGTCCACGCCAAGGACAAGTCCACCAACAAGGACCAGTCCATCACCATTGCCTCCGGCTCTGGTCTCTCCGACTCTGAGATTCAGCAGATGGTTGAGGAGTCTGAGAAGTATGCTGAGCAGGACAAGGAGCGCAAGGCCGTCATTGAGACTGCCAACCGTGCCGACTCCGTCCTCACTGATACCGAGAAGGCTCTCAACGAGTATGCCgacaagctcgacaagaCTGAGGCCGACCAGATCCGTGAGAAGATCACCTCTCTCCGTGAGTTCGTCACCAAGTCTCAGTCTGGTGAGagcaccgccaccgccgccgagatcaaggagaagaccGATGAGCTCCAGATGGCTTCCCTTAACCTCTTTGACAAGATGCACAAGGCCCGCAACGAGGCTGGCGAgtccacctccagcaccgagggcgagaagaaggacgagcCCAAGGCCTAA
- a CDS encoding hypothetical protein (EggNog:ENOG503P11F; COG:S), which yields MAVTRDGYNSTEHLIQAKPRRHYRTAVRWQHWQLRSLIGVHGQDAVFFPLVAGERHITVQRLNTTTGESETVKRLSFPPRCLVARNGWICCGGEKGAFSAFRVDEPCAEDDIETLLELHLRDRAAGMPLDMSRSTRANAGKNSVARSRHCGKDRVNCITLWFTPTLQKPCKGAYDEGVAVLANNDSTVIVASLCNMETLDEIKYPDFMNRAVISPDGQLLCAISDDPYLYIHKRRLKKSQAAGISFSISGQPLYEWTPCRKIQLESQSKDDRSDNRGSFALCFSSTGRYLAVGTQYGTISVFDVAALDVATADPVCAVFTTSRPNQDFGAVRDMAFAPGPIDLLAWTEDRGRVGIADIRTGFDKRQILYLDQDDDFEHLPVVDRDTIDPRLIEEFRRERGDILSNFSSTLDLAGERQGRRPDVREALERYNIPLTPEETVVLEAIQGSRRREMVALEAVEGGRRASERWGSSTSFPRATSNSGGANESGTGSGSRTGTGTGTGAGSGAGNGAGTSRSPWAERGSRSSLTPGAARTRDRSASVSRAVDDLLGNVRDQRERLRDNLRMREEQTRTAREGYSSTSNTAAAATGGSFIAERRRYAAPLSSRPPVSGSRIDTSDRRALVARLMANANPASSASRWDNVEALYGGPSPQLVVSLLTAADVPTTSSSEDAPFTDLQRRIRAAYLMRELEESPTRRMFGSIVPSHIRPEPYDTAGLSWSEDGEVLFVGAESGVYEFHINKLSRKLFPSMEFR from the exons ATGGCTGTCACTCGCGACGG TTACAACTCCACCGAGCATCTTATTCAAGCAAAGCCCCGACGACACTATCGGACTGCAGTTCGGTGGCA GCATTGGCAATTGCGATCCCTTATTGGAGTCCATGGTCAAGATGCCGTCTTCTTTCCGCTGGTGGCGGGGGAGCGGCACATAACAGTTCAACGATTAAACACCACGACTGGCGAATCCGAGACGGTCAAACGGTTGTCGTTCCCACCTAGGTGTCTGGTAGCGCGCAATGGCTGGATCTGCTGTGGAGGCGAGAAGGGCGCCTTCAGTGCCTTCCGGGTCGACGAGCCTTGCGCCGAAGACGATATCGAAACACTCCTCGAACTACATCTGCGCGACCGAGCTGCTGGGATGCCGCTGGACATGTCCCGATCAACCCGAGCGAATGCTGGCAAAAATTCAGTGGCTCGGAGCAGGCATTGTGGCAAAGATAGGGTGAACTGCATCACTCTATGGTTCACACCTACATTGCAAAAGCCATGCAAGGGGGCTTACGACGAGGGTGTTGCCGTTTTGGCCAACAACGATAGCACCGTTATTGTTGCCAGTCTGTGTAACATGGAGACACTCGACGAAATCAAGTATCCCGACTTTATGAACCGCGCCGTCATTTCCCCGGACGGACAGCTTCTGTGTGCCATTAGCGACGACCCCTATCTTTATATCCacaagaggaggttgaagaagtcACAAGCCGCAggcatctccttctccatttCGGGCCAGCCGCTGTACGAGTGGACGCCATGTAGAAAGATCCAGTTGGAGAGCCAGAGCAAGGATGACCGATCAGATAACAG GGGCAGTTTTGCACTGTGTTTCTCGAGTACTGGTAGATATCTTGCGGTGGGAACCCAGTACGGAACCATCTCAGTATTCGATGTGGCGGCACTTGACGTAGCAACCGCCGATCCCGTATGCGCTGTTTTTACCACGTCACGACCAAACCAAGACTTTGGTGCCGTGCGTGATATGGCCTTTGCGCCAGGCCCTATCGATCTGCTGGCTTGGACCGAGGACCGGGGCAGGGTAGGCATCGCAGACATTCGTACCGGGTTTGACAAGAGGCAGATTCTGTACCTGGACCAGGACGATGACTTTGAGCACTTGCCGGTGGTGGACCGAGACACTATTGACCCTCGTCTGATTGAGGAATTCCGGCGTGAGAGAGGTGACATCCTTTCTAACTTTTCCAGCACCCTGGACTTGGCTGGCGAGCGGCAGGGCCGGAGACCAGATGTACGAGAAGCATTGGAGAGATACAACATACCACTAACACCTGAAGAGACAGTTGTTCTGGAAGCCATTCAAGGTAGCCGAAGGCGTGAGATGGTGGCCCTAGAAGCAGTGGAGGGTGGCCGGCGGGCCTCTGAACGGTGGGGGTCGTCGACCAGTTTTCCGAGGGCAACATCGAACAGCGGCGGTGCCAATGAAAGCGGCACCGGTAGCGGATcgaggacggggacggggactGGTACTGGTGCTGGGAGCGGAGCGGGAAACGGAGCGGGCACCAGCAGATCCCCATGGGCTGAGCGAGGCTCACGATCATCCTTGACTCCTGGTGCCGCGAGAACACGAGACCGTAGCGCGAGCGTTTCTCGTGCCGTTGACGATCTCCTTGGGAACGTTCGCGACCAGAGGGAACGGCTTCGCGACAACCTGCGCATGCGCGAGGAACAGACACGCACGGCGCGGGAAGGTTACAGCAGTACCAGcaacactgctgctgctgccaccggCGGCAGCTTTATTGCAGAGAGACGGCGGTATGCAGCACCCCTTTCGTCGCGTCCTCCTGTTTCAGGTTCTCGAATTGATACTTCGGATCGGCGGGCGCTGGTGGCGCGGCTGATGGCCAACGCGAACCCGGCTTCCTCTGCGAGCAGATGGGACAACGTGGAGGCATTGTACGGCGGCCCCTCACCCCAACTTGTTGTTTCTCTGCTCACCGCAGCGGATGTCCCTACCACAAGCTCTTCTGAGGATGCCCCGTTTACTGACCTGCAACGGCGTATTAGAGCAGCGTACCTGATGcgagagctggaggagagcCCGACGAGGCGCATGTTTGGGTCCATTGTGCCGTCCCATATCCGACCGGAACCCTATGACACAGCTGGCTTGTCGTGGAGCGAAGACGGTGAGGTCTT GTTTGTCGGCGCCGAGAGTGGCGTGTACGAATTCCACATCAACAAGCTGAGTCGGAAGCTTTTCCCAAGCATGGAATTCCGCTAG
- the FIO1 gene encoding iron transport multicopper oxidase Fio1 (EggNog:ENOG503NVTT; COG:Q) encodes MRRDTLTIPGLSHVVIHFLADNPGIWALHCHIAWHMEAGMLLTFLERPDDLKHLVHDMNPSTKQLSISFCSDYR; translated from the exons atgcGCCGCgacaccctcaccatcccagGCCTCTCCCACGTCGTGATCCACTTCCTGGCCGACAACCCCGGTATCTGGGCTCTTCACTGCCACATAGCTTG GCACATGGAAGCAGGCATgctcctcaccttcctcgaACGCCCCGACGACCTAAAGCACCTCGTCCACGACATgaacccatccaccaaacAACTCTCCATAAGCTTTTGCTCCGATTACAGGTAG
- the RGA2 gene encoding Rho-type gtpase-activating protein (EggNog:ENOG503NWDD; COG:T; COG:Z) — MDDYLDSPMETEDVFPCKGCGEILEEGKAFELGMMFQLYKGARMVLTFCATAGNRWHLDCFRCNTCNTLLDSDANLLLLGDGSLICNNCTYSCSACNNKIEDLAILTGDQAFCASCFRCRNCKRKIENLRYARTSHGIFCMNCHESLMARRRKKSKAAAQAKQREKDASPMITDKSLPALPPNAVPPIAFSGDRATPDSDTPTELSPRPRNAYGGINESSSRSVSRNELSPERTQDSSKEPSLAPPQQNYRNNRNSTILSGDMNIGDGEGFFIPVALDPSPAPSLTPQSMSDTFTDSSRRKQERDYFSAPKPSPSQDKRSESAASTPHIAFQEKGRQPSSDYEVPQYERPARKLSKRNGKPQTSPGIGEERRPSNGRTPTNDEFKLQDAPKSKKLVNSRSNSLSGGSIDASAPTRPPPAPSRKREPLSNTANNNSPSPSNLTERVTPPRASQDSRLRDEDAIRPSIDSLSNRSDLSGPKPVARKEVPQPPPRNGELQVRPAAPEQKLSDTYMQPRAAPPPPPSQAGQRTPRGSVSSVNEEGKVSPKLPRWSAGGDFSMDEDMARILGTDEGSSSILRRVSNAVRHGRHNSAETATHQARVGHSRSVSETTRGTTSPRWPRTPIAEDPTNGGHVPDISSPISLSGAAHDDPMFLKRQLRNSEQRVAELERQFNTEKDLKNLNKKLVEKRKTVSVLDTQTEIMIRQLEVLAGYVERAKKTSEPLDPRELEESAIKDFVQKLEKVKQNMTAAIEQLHAERDDLLEERNQAIADRDRALLEFEQLSSKNAQLADLNNDLTHQIQERFKQQINNGDLKMPPNGLGIYSHSKGSSSVNLDTASMQTGTTLMGTDVEEPILEGPTVVNIRKGQVKKFNWKKGSSKVAHNITKGINRAAGAFQAQEGNPRIGAPQTLNSDSIGIPYNMTVAQVESPVTTIPPPPPPMGVNRVNTDQRQGFGFFGKKQQQQAMTKSQSMNNVPAPAAAEAPSTLFGSELVERADYERRQIPNVVTRCIEEVELRGMDIEGIYRKTGGNSQVKMIQEGFDKNGDFDISDPDLDITAVTSVLKQYFRKLPTPLLTFDVYERILESNTIQDESERCAHMRRTINTLPPKHRDCLEFLMFHLARVASRERENLMSPKNLAVVFAPTIMRDHSLEKEMTDMHVKNLAVQFLIENSHVIFGEA, encoded by the exons ATGGATGACTATCTGGATAGCCCCATGGAGACGGAGGATGTCTTTCCCTGCAAAGGGTGCGGAGAG ATCCTCGAGGAGGGCAAAGCCTTTGAATTGGGTATGATGTTCCAACTCTATAAAGGGGCTCGGATGGTGCTGACATTTTGCGCTACAGCTGGAAACCGATGGCATCTTGACTGCTTTCGTTGCAACACATGTAACACGCTACTCGACTCGGATGCGAACCTGCTCCTGCTTGGAGATGGTTCCCTCATCTGCAACAACTGCACCTACAGCTGCAGCGCTTGCAATAATAAGATTGAAGACCTTGCCATCCTAACCGGAGACCAGGCTTTTTGTGCAAGCTGCTTCCGCTGCAGGAACTGCAAGAGGAAGATCGAGAACCTGCGATATGCCCGCACATCACACGGCATCTTTTGCATGAACTGCCACGAGTCCCTCATGGCAAGACGACGCAAGAAATCAAAAGCAGCAGCTCAAGCAAAGCAACGAGAAAAGGATGCGTCGCCCATGATCACAGACAAGTCCCTGCCCGCCTTGCCGCCAAACGCCGTCCCTCCTATAGCGTTCTCGGGCGATAGGGCAACCCCCGACTCCGACACGCCTACCGAGCTGTCGCCGCGTCCTCGTAATGCGTATGGTGGCATCAACGAGTCGTCTTCGCGCAGCGTTTCGAGGAACGAGCTTTCTCCCGAACGAACCCAAGACTCTTCGAAAGAGCCATCGCTTGCGCCACCTCAGCAAAACTATCGGAACAACCGAAACTCAACCATTCTTTCTGGCGATATGAACATTGGAGATGGCGAAGGATTCTTCATCCCGGTAGCGCTGGATCCCAGCCCTGCCCCTTCACTGACGCCACAGTCCATGTCCGATACTTTTACCGACTCGAGCAGGAGGAAACAGGAGAGAGATTACTTCAGTGCACCGAAGCCAAGTCCATCCCAGGACAAGAGATCGGAATCCGCAGCATCCACGCCCCATATCGCTTTCCAAGAAAAGGGCAGACAACCGTCGTCCGACTATGAAGTACCACAGTACGAAAGACCAGCGAGGAAGCTTTCGAAGCGGAACGGCAAACCCCAGACATCGCCAGGAATTGGCGAGGAAAGGAGGCCTTCGAATGGGAGGACACCCACAAACGATGAGTTCAAACTGCAGGACGCccccaagagcaaaaagCTTGTCAACTCCAGGAGTAATTCTTTGTCGGGTGGTTCTATCGACGCTTCAGCTCCCACAAgaccaccgccagcaccgtCCAGAAAAAGGGAACCGCTTTCAAACACTGCGAACAACAACTCGCCGTCTCCTTCGAATTTGACTGAAAGAGTTACGCCTCCCCGAGCTTCTCAGGACTCCCGGTTGAGGGACGAAGATGCTATCCGGCCATCGATAGATTCACTGTCCAACAGGTCGGATCTTTCTGGGCCCAAGCCGGTAGCGCGCAAAGAAGTACCACAGCCACCGCCTCGGAATGGCGAGCTACAAGTTCGTCCAGCGGCTCCCGAACAAAAACTAAGCGACACCTACATGCAACCACGGgcagctccaccaccgccgccgtcgcaGGCTGGGCAACGAACACCTAGGGGATCTGTGAGCTCAGTGAATGAGGAAGGGAAGGTATCACCCAAGTTGCCGCGGTGGAGTGCTGGTGGCGACTTCAGCATGGATGAGGACATGGCTAGAATCCTTGGTACCGACGAGGGCTCTTCATCTATACTGCGCCGTGTGTCCAATGCCGTTCGTCACGGGCGACATAATAGTGCCGAAACCGCTACACACCAGGCGAGGGTCGGTCACAGCAGGAGCGTCAGCGAGACGACTCGAGGCACCACTTCGCCCCGTTGGCCTAGAACGCCAATTGCTGAAGACCCAACGAACGGTGGCCATGTTCCCGACATCAGCAGCCCGATCTCGCTCTCCGGAGCTGCCCATGATGATCCAATGTTCCTGAAGCGGCAGCTCAGAAACTCGGAGCAGCGCGTTGCAGAGCTCGAGCGACAGTTCAACACCGAGAAGGATCTCAAGAACTTAAACAAGAAACTtgtggaaaagagaaagactGTGTCTGTTCTTGATACCCAGACAGAGATTATGATCCGGCAGCTTGAGGTTTTGGCCGGTTATGTGGAGCGGGCAAAGAAGACGAGCGAACCCCTGGATCCccgggagctggaggagtcTGCCATCAAAGACTTTGTGCAAAAGCTGGAGAAGGTCAAGCAAAACATGACGGCAGCGATCGAGCAACTCCACGCTGAGCGGGATGACCTGCTCGAGGAAAGGAATCAAGCCATTGCCGACCGCGACCGCGCCCTTCTCGAGTTTGAGCAACTTTCGTCCAAGAATGCGCAGTTGGCTGATCTGAACAACGATCTTACACACCAAATCCAAGAGAGGTTCAAGCAGCAGATCAATAATGGTGATCTCAAGATGCCTCCAAATGGTCTTGGCATCTACAGCCATTCCAAGGGCTCGTCCTCGGTCAACTTGGATACCGCCAGCATGCAGACTGGAACCACCCTCATGGGCActgatgttgaggagccCATCCTTGAGGGCCCAACAGTGGTGAATATTCGCAAGGGTCAAGTCAAAAAGTTCAACTGGAAAAAGGGGTCAAGCAAGGTTGCGCACAACATCACGAAGGGCATCAACCGTGCGGCAGGTGCCTTCCAGGCACAAGAAGGCAATCCTCGCATTGGCGCCCCTCAGACGCTGAACAGCGACAGCATTGGCATCCCGTACAACATGACGGTCGCTCAGGTCGAGTCACCAGTCACCACGatcccgcctccaccgccacctaTGGGCGTGAACAGAGTCAACACCGACCAGCGTCAAGGTTTTGGCTTCTTTGgcaagaagcagcaacagcaggcgATGACCAAGTCCCAGTCCATGAACAATGTCCCAGCACCGGCAGCAGCCGAAGCACCAAGCACGTTGTTCGGATCGGAACTGGTCGAGAGGGCGGATTATGAACGCCGTCAGATACCCAACGTCGTCACGCGCTGcattgaggaggtggagctgCGGGGCATGGACATTGAGGGTATCTACCGGAAAACGGGCGGCAACTCGCAGGTCAAGATGATACAGGAAGGGTTTGACAAGAATGGGGACTTTGACATATCGGATCCCGACTTGGACATTACGGCTGTGACGAGCGTGCTGAAGCAGTATTTCCGGAAGTTGCCGACGCCGCTGTTGACGTTTGATGTTTATGAGAGGATTTTGGAGAGCAACA CAATCCAAGACGAGAGCGAGAGGTGCGCGCACATGAGGAGGACGATTAATACGCTGCCGCCAAAGCATCGAGACTGTCTGGAGTTTTTGATGTTTCATCTTGCTAGGGTGGCCAgtagggagagggagaattTG ATGTCCCCCAAGAACTTGGCCGTGGTGTTTGCGCCGACGATTATGAGGGATCACAgtctggagaaggagatgacGGACATGCATGTCAAGAATTTGGCGGTGCAGTTTTTGATTGAGAATAGTCATGTTATTTTTGGAGAGGCTtga
- a CDS encoding hypothetical protein (EggNog:ENOG503NVTT; COG:Q), which yields MSFDVTRRREAPSGVWKKMVLVNGQSPGPLIEVSTGDIVRVKVNNLIWDESTTINWHGIHQRNTTWMDGVAGISQCAIPPAKSFTYEFEIIDQRGTFCMVPVNARRRTLPDVILINGLAVFTNCNFTSSTWSSFMPPICEPSSRQFTTPMPNTTTRFRLINHSSFTYLYFTIDSHPYLTIIEIDGVEVEPITVPGIHLNIGQRYSVLVSPIHSTTTGSFVMRATIPKSCFLPYVPYTSEILESVNHQGTALLSYSPNPNSSLPQNIKPVVDIPQNCTNPPFNLPVPIRKMAAFPPDTAHPSRNTHQINFQFQQAGPTSYSPLPHSAQLWLSLPQTLDSGSDPGSYNNYNFPLNQQVLFLPDPNKTVQIAINSRDIMEHPFHLHGHTFQIVA from the exons ATGAGTTTTGATGTCACTCGCAGGCGGGAGGCTCCGTCAGGGGtgtggaagaagatggtgctCGTCAATGGGCAAAGTCCAGGGCCGCTTATCGAGGTCAGCACGGGTGACATTGTGAGAGTCAAGGTCAACAATCTCATTTGGGACGAAAGCACGACCATAAACTGGCATGGGATCCATCAACGAAACACCACCTGGATGGATGGCGTGGCAGGGATATCTCAGTGTGCGATACCACCCGCCAAGAGCTTCACATACGAGTTTGAAATCATCGACCAGCGAGGCACGTTCTG CATGGTCCCCGTCAATGCCAGGCGTCGAACCCTTCCCGACGTCATTCTCATCAACGGCCTCGCCGTCTTCACAAACTGCAACTTCACCTCGTCAACCTGGTCATCATTCATGCCCCCGATCTGTGAACCCTCCAGCAGGCagttcaccacccccatgcccaacaccaccacccgcttCCGCTTAATCAACCACTCCTCCTTCACATACCTCTACTTCACAATTGACTCCCACCCTTACCTGACCATCATCGAGATCGACGGGGTAGAAGTCGAGCCGATCACCGTTCCAGGAATCCATCTCAACATCGGTCAGCGGTACTCCGTCCTCGTCTCCCCAATtcactccaccaccaccggatCTTTCGTCATGAGAGCCACCATACCAAAATCGTGTTTCCTCCCTTATGTCCCATACACGAGCGAAATACTCGAAAGCGTCAACCACCAAGGCACAGCCCTCTTATCCtactccccaaaccccaactcATCCCTCCCACAAAACATAAAGCCGGTGGTGGACATCCCACAGAActgcaccaaccccccattcaacctccccgtcccaATCCGCAAAATGGCCGCCTTCCCACCAGACACGGCACACCCCTCGAGAAACACCCACCAGATCAACTTTCAGTTTCAGCAAGCCGGGCCG ACCTcctactcccccctcccccacagcGCCCAACTCTggctatccctcccccaaacccttGACTCCGGCTCCGACCCCGGCAGCTACAACAACTACaacttccccctcaaccaacaagtcctcttcctccccgacccAAACAAGACAGTCCAGATAGCAATCAACAGCCGCGACATAATGGAGCACCCTTTCCATCTCCA cGGGCACACCTTCCAAATCGTAGCCTGA
- a CDS encoding hypothetical protein (EggNog:ENOG503NVTT; COG:Q) → MSGNYVQSLLRPSASNIIFDSEKDRNLNYAGRDSISSVEDEKHDADEYSKLQTPGHELSTSREEQPAAATWLLICRRILIHHSSVEAIKLYTTG, encoded by the exons ATGTCGGGAAACTATGTTCAAAGTCTTTTGCGCCCTTCCGCTTCCAATATCATTTTCGACAGTGAAAAGGACCGCAATTTGAACTATGCCGGCAGGGACTCGATTTCTTCAGTGGAGGACGAGAAACATGATGCCGATGAGTACTCGAAGCTGCAAACACCCGGCCATGAACTATCGACATCGAGAGAGGAACAACCAGCAGCGGCGACGTGGCTACTTATATGCCGGAGAATCCT CATTCATCATAGCAGCGTGGAAGCTATCAAGCTCTATACCACTGGATAA